A genomic window from Pseudoalteromonas piratica includes:
- a CDS encoding glycosyltransferase family 25 protein produces the protein MLNQPKVFLINLAKSTERLKKSSARLAAQNIQFERIPAIDGTKLTNEEIQAHYSSQLNSKQYYRNLGYGEIGCFLSHRLAWQRIVEQKLPYAIVLEDDFQLVGDLSALFSTIDSLECDWQLLKLAAYQNRTRPIKVTKQVNKQFDLVLHKKPLTGCCAQAITYETAKRLLRVTEQFGCPVDTQIQRTWQTGVSVYSLMPFVIQQDGKVGSEITAACQNQVIRKHIFKRKVQQLNDMVNHYKQTQKAQNTILSW, from the coding sequence ATGCTAAACCAACCTAAAGTATTCCTGATTAATCTTGCTAAAAGTACCGAACGCCTTAAGAAAAGTAGCGCACGATTAGCTGCGCAGAATATTCAATTTGAACGTATTCCAGCCATTGATGGTACAAAACTCACCAACGAAGAAATTCAAGCGCATTATTCATCGCAATTAAATTCAAAACAGTATTACCGCAATCTTGGCTATGGTGAAATTGGCTGCTTTTTAAGTCATCGCTTGGCTTGGCAAAGAATTGTTGAACAAAAGCTGCCTTATGCAATTGTATTAGAAGATGACTTTCAACTAGTGGGTGATCTCAGTGCGTTATTTAGTACCATTGACTCTCTAGAGTGTGATTGGCAACTATTAAAACTTGCCGCCTACCAAAATCGAACTCGCCCTATTAAAGTAACAAAACAAGTTAATAAGCAGTTTGATTTAGTGCTCCATAAAAAGCCGCTTACTGGCTGTTGTGCCCAAGCAATTACTTATGAGACAGCGAAGCGGTTACTAAGGGTAACTGAACAATTTGGTTGTCCAGTAGATACGCAAATTCAACGCACTTGGCAAACAGGTGTTTCAGTTTATTCGCTTATGCCCTTTGTGATTCAGCAAGACGGTAAAGTAGGCAGTGAAATTACTGCTGCATGTCAAAATCAAGTTATACGAAAGCATATTTTTAAGCGCAAAGTACAACAATTAAATGATATGGTTAACCACTACAAACAAACACAAAAGGCGCAAAATACGATTTTATCTTGGTAG
- a CDS encoding mandelate racemase/muconate lactonizing enzyme family protein: protein MKVTRVEVFDTHCPERPQWNPVFVRIHTDEGISGVGEAGLAYDLGHSAAANMIKEFAEAFLIGFDPFQTEKLWSRMLRESFWGLGGGPVVYAAMSAIDTALWDIKGKALNLPVYQLLGGKVNDKLRTYASQLQFDWDDEFKALVQPQEYAEAALKAIAEGYDAVKVDPIMYDKDGNTYYERTKIISRGEMKLYRARMAAIREAVGDEVDIIFECHSLPGATTAIQLGEIAEEFDCMYYEEPVNYLNHSLHAKVADKVAVPIAGGERLYNRWGVRPYLEDQSVDVLQPDIGLCGGFTETKKVCDYADIFDVRIQAHVCGGPVATAASLHLETAIPNFLIHEHHTYAIKKWNRELCIQDPQPKNGFFEVSEAPGIGIELNDDVIMKSPRIEIK from the coding sequence ATGAAAGTAACTCGCGTCGAAGTGTTTGATACCCATTGCCCCGAACGCCCGCAATGGAACCCCGTTTTTGTTCGTATCCATACAGATGAAGGGATCTCTGGTGTTGGTGAAGCCGGCCTTGCTTATGATCTAGGCCATAGCGCCGCAGCAAATATGATTAAAGAATTTGCAGAAGCGTTTTTAATTGGTTTCGACCCTTTCCAAACTGAAAAGTTATGGTCACGTATGCTGCGCGAAAGTTTTTGGGGCCTAGGTGGCGGCCCGGTCGTTTATGCAGCAATGAGTGCGATTGATACCGCTCTTTGGGACATCAAAGGTAAAGCGCTTAACTTACCTGTATACCAACTACTTGGCGGCAAGGTAAATGACAAGCTACGTACTTATGCATCGCAACTACAGTTTGACTGGGACGATGAGTTCAAAGCACTCGTGCAACCGCAAGAATACGCAGAAGCCGCATTAAAAGCGATTGCTGAAGGTTATGATGCGGTTAAAGTAGACCCAATCATGTATGACAAAGATGGCAATACTTACTACGAGCGCACCAAAATTATTTCTCGTGGCGAAATGAAGCTTTACCGCGCACGTATGGCAGCTATTCGCGAAGCGGTTGGCGATGAAGTCGATATCATCTTTGAATGCCATAGCTTACCAGGCGCAACAACAGCGATTCAGCTAGGAGAAATCGCTGAAGAGTTTGATTGTATGTATTACGAAGAACCAGTTAACTACTTAAATCATTCGCTACACGCTAAAGTTGCCGACAAAGTTGCTGTACCAATTGCCGGTGGCGAACGTTTATATAACCGCTGGGGTGTACGCCCGTACCTTGAAGATCAAAGTGTTGATGTATTACAACCTGATATTGGTTTGTGCGGTGGCTTTACTGAGACCAAAAAAGTGTGTGACTACGCTGATATTTTTGATGTGCGCATTCAAGCGCATGTATGCGGCGGCCCTGTGGCAACTGCGGCATCACTGCACCTTGAAACAGCTATTCCAAACTTTTTAATTCACGAGCATCACACCTATGCAATTAAAAAGTGGAACCGCGAATTATGTATTCAAGATCCGCAGCCTAAAAATGGTTTCTTCGAAGTATCAGAAGCACCAGGTATTGGTATTGAACTGAACGATGACGTGATTATGAAATCGCCACGTATTGAGATTAAATAA
- a CDS encoding class II aldolase/adducin family protein, producing MFALPEINLKGKVSDEEWQLRVDLAACYRLAHYYGWDDTIYTHISARLPGKDEYLVNAFGLTFDEITASNLVKVNLQGEILDDSPFEINPAGFTIHSAIHEVRHDAQCVIHLHTNETIVVSSLEGGLKPISQHAMFPLSNIAYHGYEGLAVNAEEKARLQADLGNAHTLMLPNHGALTLGPSIGEAFMRWADLQRACEIQVMALSTSQPLIAIDQQILNTVKEQQNKVHTGSTGGQKSWPAMRRLAYRIDPSFTE from the coding sequence ATGTTTGCATTACCAGAAATCAACCTTAAAGGAAAAGTGTCAGATGAAGAATGGCAGCTGCGAGTCGATCTTGCTGCTTGTTATCGTTTAGCGCATTACTATGGTTGGGACGATACCATTTATACGCATATTTCAGCACGTTTACCTGGAAAAGATGAGTACCTAGTAAATGCATTTGGTTTAACCTTTGATGAAATCACGGCATCAAATCTAGTAAAAGTGAACTTACAAGGTGAAATACTTGATGATTCGCCGTTTGAGATTAATCCAGCCGGTTTTACAATTCACAGTGCGATTCATGAAGTGCGTCATGATGCGCAATGTGTCATTCATCTGCATACCAATGAAACCATTGTGGTATCAAGTTTAGAAGGTGGCTTAAAGCCGATTTCACAGCATGCAATGTTCCCACTGAGTAACATTGCTTATCACGGCTATGAAGGCTTAGCTGTAAATGCTGAAGAAAAAGCACGCTTGCAGGCCGATTTAGGTAATGCGCATACGTTAATGCTGCCTAACCATGGTGCATTAACCTTAGGTCCTTCGATTGGTGAAGCCTTTATGCGTTGGGCTGATTTACAACGTGCCTGTGAAATTCAGGTGATGGCACTTTCAACTAGCCAACCACTTATTGCCATAGACCAGCAAATTTTAAATACGGTGAAAGAGCAGCAAAACAAAGTACACACAGGTAGCACGGGTGGTCAAAAATCTTGGCCTGCAATGCGTCGTTTAGCGTATCGTATCGATCCTAGCTTTACAGAATAA
- a CDS encoding prolyl oligopeptidase family serine peptidase: MIKKALALAVCTALVGCGADKSEESTQVENKVEQTIAQTVLTYPETKKGDVVDTYFDTQVADPYRWLEDDMSDETAQWVKTQNKVTFDYLSQIPYRDKLKERLTKLMDYEKVGAPFKEGKYTYFYKNDGLQNQYVIYRQVEGGEPEVFLDPNTFSEDGTTSLAGITFSKDGSLAAYQISEGGSDWRKVIIIDVETKKQIADTLVDVKFSGLSWVGNEGFYYSSYDKPKGSELSAKTDQHKLYFHKLGTKQSDDKVVFGGTDAEKHRYVGGYVTEDDRYLLISAAVSTSGNKLFIKDLTKPDSKLETILDHTNSDTQVIENQGSKLYLVTNLDAPNKRIVTVDATNPSSENWKDLIPETEDVLNVSTGGGYIFARYMVDAISKVQQYDMNGKLIRDIELPGVGTAGGFGGEKEDKELYYSFTNYKTPGTTFKFNVETGQSEVYRKSGADFDPAQYESKQVFYKSKDGTEVPMILTYKKGLKLDGSNPTILYGYGGFNVSLTPRFSPTRAAWLEQGGIYAVANLRGGGEYGKKWHKAGTQLQKQNVFDDFIAAAEYLIAENYTSSAKLAVNGGSNGGLLVGAVMTQRPELFKVALPAVGVLDMLRYHTFTAGAGWAYDYGTAEQSKEMFEYLKGYSPVHNVKEGVEYPATMVTTGDHDDRVVPAHSFKFAAELQDKQAGVNPTLIRIETNAGHGAGTPTSKIIEQYADIYGFTLYNMGVKKL; this comes from the coding sequence ATGATAAAAAAAGCACTTGCACTTGCTGTGTGCACAGCCTTGGTTGGTTGTGGTGCAGACAAAAGCGAAGAGTCTACTCAAGTTGAAAATAAGGTTGAGCAAACTATTGCTCAGACCGTACTCACTTATCCTGAAACTAAAAAAGGTGATGTGGTAGATACTTATTTTGATACTCAAGTTGCCGACCCATATCGATGGTTAGAAGATGATATGAGTGATGAAACTGCTCAGTGGGTTAAAACGCAGAATAAAGTGACTTTTGATTACCTTTCGCAAATCCCTTATCGCGATAAACTAAAAGAGCGCTTAACCAAGTTGATGGATTATGAAAAAGTCGGTGCGCCTTTTAAAGAAGGCAAATACACTTATTTTTATAAAAATGATGGCTTACAAAACCAATATGTTATTTATCGCCAAGTTGAAGGTGGTGAGCCAGAAGTATTCCTTGATCCAAATACATTCAGTGAAGATGGCACAACTTCTTTAGCAGGTATTACTTTTTCTAAAGATGGCTCATTAGCTGCGTATCAAATTTCTGAAGGCGGTAGTGACTGGCGTAAAGTCATTATTATTGATGTTGAAACTAAGAAACAAATAGCCGACACCTTAGTCGACGTTAAATTCAGTGGCCTGTCATGGGTTGGTAATGAAGGTTTCTATTACTCAAGCTATGATAAGCCAAAAGGTAGTGAACTCTCAGCTAAAACAGACCAGCATAAACTCTATTTCCACAAGCTGGGCACAAAGCAATCTGACGACAAAGTTGTATTTGGTGGGACCGATGCAGAAAAACATCGCTATGTTGGCGGTTATGTAACAGAAGACGATCGTTACTTGCTAATTTCAGCTGCGGTATCAACGTCGGGTAATAAGCTCTTCATTAAAGATTTAACTAAGCCAGATAGCAAACTAGAAACTATTTTAGACCACACTAATTCAGATACTCAGGTTATTGAAAACCAAGGTTCTAAACTTTACTTAGTAACAAACCTAGATGCACCAAATAAACGCATTGTAACGGTTGATGCAACTAATCCTTCGTCTGAAAACTGGAAAGACTTAATTCCAGAGACTGAAGACGTGCTAAACGTTTCAACAGGTGGTGGTTATATCTTTGCACGATATATGGTAGATGCTATTTCAAAAGTGCAGCAATACGATATGAACGGCAAGCTTATTCGTGATATTGAGCTTCCGGGCGTTGGCACAGCGGGTGGCTTTGGCGGAGAGAAAGAAGATAAAGAACTTTACTACTCTTTCACTAATTACAAAACACCGGGTACAACGTTTAAGTTTAATGTTGAAACAGGCCAGAGCGAAGTTTACCGTAAGTCAGGTGCTGATTTTGACCCTGCACAGTACGAATCAAAGCAAGTATTTTATAAATCGAAAGATGGTACTGAAGTACCAATGATCTTAACTTATAAGAAAGGCTTAAAGCTTGATGGCTCTAACCCGACTATTTTATATGGCTACGGTGGCTTTAATGTTAGCTTAACACCGCGCTTTAGCCCGACGCGTGCAGCATGGCTAGAGCAAGGTGGTATTTATGCTGTAGCGAACCTTCGTGGTGGCGGTGAATATGGTAAAAAGTGGCATAAAGCGGGTACGCAATTACAAAAACAAAATGTATTTGATGACTTTATCGCAGCTGCAGAGTACTTAATTGCTGAGAACTATACGTCAAGTGCAAAGCTTGCGGTAAATGGTGGCTCTAACGGTGGTCTACTTGTAGGTGCAGTTATGACTCAGCGCCCTGAGCTATTCAAAGTTGCATTACCGGCAGTGGGTGTTTTAGATATGCTGCGTTACCACACATTTACAGCGGGTGCTGGTTGGGCGTATGACTATGGTACAGCAGAACAAAGCAAAGAAATGTTCGAATACTTAAAAGGTTATTCACCTGTTCACAATGTGAAAGAGGGTGTTGAATACCCGGCGACTATGGTAACTACAGGCGATCATGATGACCGTGTAGTACCAGCGCATTCATTTAAGTTTGCTGCTGAGCTTCAAGACAAGCAAGCAGGTGTTAACCCTACACTTATTCGTATTGAGACCAATGCAGGTCACGGTGCGGGTACACCAACGAGCAAAATCATTGAACAGTACGCTGATATTTATGGCTTTACACTTTACAACATGGGTGTGAAAAAGCTGTAA